The genomic interval ACGCCCAGCGCGACGATCGTGAGCGAGACGATCACCGTGTTCGCGAGCGTGGACCGGCGCACGCCGCTGAGCACCAGCAGCGTGAACAGCGCGACCGCGCCGATCGCGACGGGGACCCTCCACTGCGCCGGATCGATCGCGAGGGCGCGCAGCAGGTACCCCGAGAACCCCAGCGCCGCCGTCGCGGCGGAGAACGACTTGGCGACGAGGAACATCCACCCCGCGGTGAACCCCAGCGCGGGCGTGAGCAGGCGATAGCCGAACTCGTAGGTCCCGCCGCTGACCGGGTGGGCGGCAGAGAGTTGCGCGCTGCTCATCGCGTTGCACGCCGCGACGAACGCCGAGATCACGACCGCCAGCAGCAGCGCGTTGCCGGCGATCCCCGCGGCGACGCCCAGCGACACGAACACGCCCGTCCCGAGGATCGACCCGAGCCCGACAAGCACGGCGCCGGGAAGGCCGACGACGCGATGCAGTTCGTTGGGTGGGGTGGAGGACACGGCGGGATGGTACCGCCCCCTTCCCCCGCCGTGGGAAGGTGTCTGGCGCAGCCAGACGGATGAGGGCTACCCCTTCTCATCTTCTTCTCCATCGCCTCGTCCCGCACAACGCGCACGGCCCAGCAGGCGTGCGCGTTGCTTGCATTCAAGGCCCGGAAGCACGGAAGAACGGGTAGCACTCACCCGCGTCGCTTCGCTCCGCGACCTCTCCCTAGGGAGAGGTAGGGAACACCGCGATCTCACACGGAGATCTTCACACCCAGCAGCGTGAAGAACTCGCGCATCATCGCCGGGTGGCCGGGCCACGCGGGGCTGGTGACGAGGTTGCCGTCGACGACCGCTTCGGTCGCGTCAGTGTTCTTGAAGGTTGCGCCTGCGCCTGTGCACTCGGGGCCGACGGCCGGGTAGCCCGTGCAGGTGCGTCCCTTCAGCACGCCGGCGGCGGAGAGAATCTGGAGGCCGTGGCAGATCGCGGCGACGGGCTTCTTCGCGTCGAAGAAGTGGCGCGTGATCTCGAGGACGCGCTGGTTGAGGCGCAGGTATTCGGGCGCGCGCCCGCCCGGCACATACAGCCCGTCGTAGTCCGAGGGGTTCACGCGCGCGAAGTCGTGGTTCAGCGCGAAGCCGTGCCCGGGCTTCTCGGTGTAGGTCTGGTCGCCCTCGAAGTCGTGGATCGCGGTCTTCACCTTCTCGCCCGCCTTGCGGTCCGGGCAGACGGCGTGCACGCGCAGCCCGACGAGCTGACACATCTGGAACGGGACAAAGACCTCGTAGTCTTCCACGAAATCGCCGGCGAGGATGAGGACGGATTTGACCATGGGGGATGGTATGTCTGAGAAGGCACGAGGGATGAGGCACGAGGCACACGGGAAGAGCGCGCGAACGATCACCACTGTCAGCGCTGAACCCCTCACCACAGCCCTCTTTCCTCGGGGGGAGAGGGGGCCGGAGAGCAGACGCCGTCATGCATCAACATGGACAGCAACAGATGCAACGCTCGTCGCGTATAGTGGGAAGACATGCCGAACGGCTCTCGACGAACTCGACGAACTCGACGAAGGTGGATTGGTGCGAGCATCGCTGGAGTGTTTCTCCTTGCCGCGGTCGTGGTGCTCCCGGCGGTCGCGCGCTCGTATAGTTGTTCAGTCATCCTGACCGAGTCTGGGCATGAACGGGATCGCATCGAAGCGATCGCGGCATCATTTCAGCGTTTCCACGACGAGTCCGGGCGATTCCCCGAGAACGAGGCCGAGTGGCGGGGCGCTACGCCCGAGCACGCGACCCTGCTCGATGCTGGACCATTCAGCGTCGAACCGAAGTATCGGGTGCGATGGGATAATTTCGGTGACAAAGACAGGATCGTCACCATGTCGCCGGATCGCGATTTCCGTCGCGCGAGCGTGCTGATGCTTCCCGGAGACAAACGCGGCGCCGAGCGGTACTCGAACCGCACGGGCCACAACCGCTGGATGATCCTCGGCGACGGATCGGTCGTGCACGCGCGTCTGTGGGGCGTCGGTGAAGGGCTCTGGGAAGCGCGCAAGGACTTCGCGGACTGGGCCGGCTGGGAGTTCAACGAAGAGCGGCCGCGCGA from Phycisphaeraceae bacterium carries:
- a CDS encoding DJ-1/PfpI family protein, translating into MVKSVLILAGDFVEDYEVFVPFQMCQLVGLRVHAVCPDRKAGEKVKTAIHDFEGDQTYTEKPGHGFALNHDFARVNPSDYDGLYVPGGRAPEYLRLNQRVLEITRHFFDAKKPVAAICHGLQILSAAGVLKGRTCTGYPAVGPECTGAGATFKNTDATEAVVDGNLVTSPAWPGHPAMMREFFTLLGVKISV